In a single window of the Melioribacteraceae bacterium genome:
- a CDS encoding PAS domain-containing protein — MKTYKYLLLAIVPVIVGLHYVFQLYSKIEEKSIDLVIELKLTAIEQIANSIDTQFKLINSDITDLSSRSSVINLNEEGKKEIDAYYSAHSDFFVSVTRINKDGFITYSSPYKNVIGRFVGNQAHNKLSMETQKPVISDVFMAVQGFYAISYTMPVFKENKYDGAVAVLIPISKLGELLFHSSKLNGNSQAFFISESGVNLFSTFDKQHIGENFITKPSIDPALIRIYQNMLMKKSGTEIYSGYTSLIENEKAKKWITYKPINLENTFWSVGIVISENEILGKIRGLKSDTLIIILISLFSFALLIVLYIYSSKKAQKEIRKRDQKYTVVTEQTGQIVYEYDVESGEVNWSGAINEVTGFEETEFKKINVTALTKLIHPDDLEIYSDTFNSALPQNKKHTWEYRIKTKNGNYVFIEDNCLATVEEGTGRLKHFGTMKNITNRKRAEALLIQNKENLERLVIERTKKLEELNEQLQKEIQKLKETEEQLIIQKEKAEESDKLKTEFLAQVSHEIRTPLNNILSFASLIQSEAKGKIEDDLLEGFYVVNHAGARIIRTVDLILNMSELQTKSYKPIMTEIDLITDIIMPLLAESKLYAESKGLTLDLKVNDSAKEVLIVRDRYSVGQIFANLIDNAIKYTEKGGVTVEVSPYHSGSINVKVTDTGIGISKEYLSELFAPFSQEEQGYTRKYEGNGLGLALVKKYCEINNADIKVDSQKGKGSTFTVTFN; from the coding sequence ATGAAAACATATAAGTACCTATTATTGGCAATTGTACCGGTAATTGTGGGATTGCATTATGTTTTCCAGCTTTATAGTAAAATTGAAGAGAAATCAATTGATCTGGTAATTGAATTAAAACTTACAGCCATTGAGCAAATCGCGAATTCTATCGATACACAGTTTAAATTAATCAATTCCGATATTACTGACTTATCCAGTCGCAGCTCTGTTATAAATCTAAATGAAGAAGGCAAAAAAGAAATTGATGCTTATTACTCGGCTCATAGCGATTTTTTTGTATCGGTTACAAGGATAAACAAAGATGGCTTTATTACTTACAGTTCACCTTATAAAAATGTAATAGGCCGATTTGTAGGAAATCAAGCGCATAATAAATTATCGATGGAGACTCAAAAACCAGTTATAAGTGATGTGTTTATGGCTGTTCAAGGATTTTATGCTATTTCTTACACAATGCCGGTATTTAAAGAAAATAAATATGATGGCGCGGTTGCGGTTTTAATTCCAATATCTAAATTAGGAGAATTGCTTTTTCATTCATCAAAACTTAATGGGAACAGTCAGGCGTTTTTTATAAGTGAAAGCGGGGTTAATCTCTTTAGTACTTTTGATAAACAGCATATTGGTGAAAATTTTATAACAAAACCGAGTATTGATCCGGCTCTAATTCGAATTTACCAAAATATGCTGATGAAAAAATCGGGAACCGAAATATATTCCGGTTATACATCCCTTATCGAAAACGAAAAGGCAAAAAAGTGGATAACTTACAAACCAATTAACCTTGAAAATACATTTTGGTCTGTAGGAATTGTAATCTCCGAAAATGAAATACTTGGAAAAATAAGAGGTCTCAAAAGTGATACATTGATTATTATATTAATCTCATTATTCAGTTTTGCATTATTAATTGTGCTCTACATTTATTCAAGCAAAAAAGCTCAAAAAGAAATAAGAAAAAGGGATCAAAAATATACTGTTGTAACAGAGCAGACCGGACAGATTGTATATGAGTATGATGTTGAATCGGGGGAGGTGAACTGGAGCGGGGCTATTAACGAGGTAACCGGATTTGAGGAAACTGAATTCAAAAAAATAAATGTTACTGCGCTTACAAAACTTATTCATCCCGATGATCTCGAAATCTATTCTGATACTTTTAACAGCGCGCTCCCTCAAAATAAAAAACATACTTGGGAGTATAGAATAAAAACAAAAAATGGGAATTATGTTTTTATTGAAGATAATTGTTTGGCAACTGTGGAAGAGGGAACCGGACGATTAAAACATTTTGGAACGATGAAAAATATTACAAACAGAAAACGTGCGGAAGCGTTATTGATTCAAAATAAAGAAAATCTTGAACGGCTGGTAATTGAGAGAACTAAAAAATTGGAAGAACTTAATGAACAACTCCAAAAGGAAATTCAAAAGTTAAAAGAAACTGAAGAACAACTGATTATTCAAAAAGAAAAAGCTGAGGAATCAGATAAACTTAAAACTGAATTTTTAGCGCAAGTCTCTCATGAAATTAGAACTCCGCTCAATAATATTTTAAGTTTTGCCTCATTAATTCAAAGCGAGGCAAAAGGTAAGATTGAGGATGATCTTTTAGAAGGTTTTTATGTTGTGAATCATGCCGGCGCTAGAATTATCAGAACAGTCGACCTGATACTAAATATGTCGGAACTGCAAACTAAAAGTTATAAACCTATTATGACTGAGATTGATCTGATAACCGATATTATTATGCCCTTGTTAGCCGAATCGAAATTGTATGCCGAATCAAAAGGATTGACTCTCGATTTAAAAGTAAATGATTCGGCCAAAGAAGTACTCATTGTAAGAGACCGTTATTCGGTTGGACAAATATTCGCCAACTTAATTGATAACGCGATTAAGTACACAGAAAAAGGGGGAGTTACAGTAGAAGTGAGCCCCTACCATAGCGGTTCTATAAACGTGAAAGTTACTGATACGGGAATTGGTATTTCAAAAGAATATTTATCAGAACTGTTTGCACCATTTTCTCAAGAAGAGCAGGGCTACACAAGAAAATATGAAGGCAATGGCTTGGGGCTTGCGCTGGTTAAAAAGTACTGCGAAATTAATAACGCCGATATAAAAGTGGATAGTCAAAAAGGGAAAGGATCTACTTTTACCGTAACATTCAATTAG